Proteins encoded within one genomic window of Brassica rapa cultivar Chiifu-401-42 chromosome A09, CAAS_Brap_v3.01, whole genome shotgun sequence:
- the LOC103841228 gene encoding berberine bridge enzyme-like 26, with protein MIFCISFLALFFSSYTITPTSSTSGSLQDDFINCLHKNTNVDFSLEQTFFTPGKNVSVFNEVLESTAQNLRFLARSMPKPVFIFNPTDESHVQASIICSKKLGVHIRVRSGGHDYEGLSYVSEIEKPFIVMDLSKLRKINVNIRDNSAWVQAGATVGELYYRIAEKSKVHGFPAGLCTSLGIGGHITGGAYGSMMRKYGLGGDNVIDASIVDAKGKLLNRSSMGEDMFWAIRGGGGASFGTILAWKIKLVPVPKTVTVFTVTKTLEQDVGNKILSKWQVVADKLVEELFIRVIFNVAENNGSKTVTMSYNALFLGNKGMLMKVMNKSFPELGLTSSDCVQMSWIESTVYISGFPSETPTSILLQGKSPNPKINFKAKSDFVKNPIPESGLIGMFSKLLKEDTPSMIWSPYGGRMSEVHESEIPFPHRKGVIFKILYVTIWPNSDKRPSRHINWIRDMYSYMMPYVSSNPRQSYVNYRDLDLGQNMKNTKSNFKNAQVWGTNYFKGNFDRLVRIKSRVDPENFFRHEQSIPLLPVQG; from the exons ATGATTTTTTGCATATCTTTTCTAGCCTTGTTTTTTTCATCCTACACCATAACTCCAACTTCATCAACCTCTGGCTCTCTACAAGATGACTTCATCAATTGTCTCCACAAAAACACAAACGTAGATTTCTCACTCGAGCAAACGTTCTTTACCCCTGGCAAAAACGTCTCTGTGTTTAACGAAGTTCTTGAATCTACGGCTCAGAATCTTCGGTTCTTGGCAAGATCAATGCCTAAACCGGTTTTCATATTCAACCCGACTGACGAGTCTCACGTCCAAGCATCCATCATATGTTCCAAGAAACTCGGTGTTCATATCCGTGTCAGAAGTGGTGGTCACGACTACGAGGGTCTGTCTTATGTCTCAGAAATAGAAAAGCCGTTTATAGTGATGGATCTGTCAAAGCTGAGAAAGATCAACGTTAATATAAGAGACAACAGTGCTTGGGTTCAAGCTGGTGCTACTGTTGGGGAACTTTACTACAG GATTGCAGAGAAGAGCAAAGTCCATGGGTTTCCGGCGGGTTTGTGTACGAGCTTAGGCATAGGAGGGCACATAACAGGAGGtgcatacggttctatgatgaGAAAATACGGTCTCGGTGGAGATAACGTGATAGACGCAAGTATTGTTGATGCCAAGGGTAAATTACTCAACAGAAGCTCGATGGGTGAGGATATGTTTTGGGCCATTAGAGGAGGTGGAGGAGCCAGTTTTGGGACAATTCTAGCATGGAAGATCAAGCTTGTTCCTGTTCCCAAAACTGTAACCGTGTTCACCGTTACCAAAACGTTGGAACAAGACGTGGGTAACAAGATTCTTTCAAAGTGGCAAGTGGTCGCTGACAAGCTTGTTGAAGAGCTATTCATCCGAGTGATCTTCAACGTAGCTGAAAACAACGGAAGTAAGACCGTGACCATGTCATACAATGCCTTGTTTCTCGGAAACAAAGGCATGTTGATGAAAGTTATGAACAAGAGTTTCCCGGAGCTAGGTCTCACATCGAGTGATTGTGTCCAAATGAGCTGGATTGAATCCACTGTTTACATTTCTGGATTCCCGAGCGAAACGCCTACTAGCATTTTGCTTCAAGGGAAGTCGCCTAACCCAAAGATCAACTTTAAAGCCAAATCTGATTTCGTGAAGAACCCGATTCCCGAATCAGGGCTGATCGGGATGTTCAGCAAGTTGCTCAAAGAAGACACTCCATCAATGATATGGAGTCCTTACGGAGGAAGGATGTCTGAAGTCCACGAGTCTGAAATCCCTTTTCCACATAGAAAAGGTGTCATCTTCAAGATCTTGTACGTAACCATTTGGCCAAACAGCGACAAGAGACCGAGCAGGCACATCAACTGGATAAGAGATATGTACAGTTACATGATGCCTTATGTCTCAAGCAATCCAAGACAATCATATGTCAACTACAGAGATCTAGACCTGGGACAGAACATGAAAAACACGAAATCGAACTTCAAAAATGCTCAAGTCTGGGGAACTAACTACTTCAAAGGCAATTTTGACAGATTGGTGAGGATCAAATCAAGGGTTGATCCAGAGAACTTCTTTAGGCACGAGCAGAGCATCCCACTTCTTCCTGTTCAAGGCTAA
- the LOC103841229 gene encoding pyruvate kinase 1, cytosolic, with protein sequence MHSSHLLLEEPIRMASILEPSKSSFFPALTKIVGTLGPKSRSVETLSGCLKSGMSVARFDFSWGDAEYHQETLDNLKIAVKSTKKLCAVMLDTVGPELQVINKSEKAITLKADGLVTLTPNQDREASSEVLPINFDGLAKAVKKGDTIFVGQYLFTGSETTSVWLEVDEVKGDDVICLSRNAATLAGSMFTLHASQVHIDMPTLTEKDKEVISTWGVQNKIDFLSLSYCRHAEDVRQTREMLKKLGDLSQTQIFAKIENVEGLNHFDEILQEADGIILSRGNLGIDLPPEKVFLFQKAALYKCNMAGKPAVLTRVVDSMTDNLRPTRAEATDVANAVLDGSDAILLGAETLRGLYPVETISTVGRICAEAEKVFNQDLYFKKTVKYVGEPMSHLESIASSAVRAAIKVKASVIICFTSSGRAARLIAKYRPTMPVISVVIPRVKTNQLKWSFSGAFEARQSLIVRGLFPMLADPRHPAESTSATNESVLKVALDHGKQAGVIKSHDRVVVCQKVGDASVVKIIELED encoded by the exons ATGCATTCGAGCCATCTCCTTCTCGAGGAGCCGATCAGGATGGCTTCTATCCTCGAGCCATCCAAATCC AGCTTCTTTCCGGCGTTAACTAAGATCGTCGGGACTCTCGGTCCCAAATCCCGATCCGTCGAGACACTCTCCGGCTGTCTCAAATCCGGCATGTCTG TGGCTAGATTCGATTTCTCTTGGGGAGACGCTGAGTATCACCAAGAGACGCTTGATAATCTGAAGATTGCTGTTAAGAGCACCAAGAAGCTTTGTGCT GTTATGCTTGATACAGTGGGACCTGAGCTTCAAGTGATCAACAAGTCTGAGAAAGCTATTACTCTTAAAGCTGATGGACTTGTTACTTTGACTCCTAATCAAGACCGAGAAGCCTCTTCTGAAGTCCTTCCCATTAACTTTGATGGCCTTGCCAAG GCGGTGAAGAAAGGAGACACTATCTTTGTTGGGCAGTACCTATTCACTGGTAGTGAAACAACTTCAGTTTGGCTCGag GTTGATGAAGTTAAAGGAGATGATGTCATTTGCCTTTCAAGGAATGCTGCTACTCTCGCTGGTTCTATGTTCACCTTGCACGCCTCTCAAGTTCACATCGATATGCCAACTCTTACTGAGAAAGATAAAGAG GTTATAAGCACATGGGGAGTTCAAAACAAAATCGACTTTCTCTCTTTGTCCTACTGTCGACATGCAGAGGATGTTCGCCAG ACCCGTGAGATGCTTAAAAAGCTGGGTGACCTCTCTCAAACACAAATATTTGCCAAGATTGAGAACGTTGAG GGACTAAACCACTTTGATGAGATTCTACAAGAAGCTGATGGAATTATTCTTTCTCGTGGGAACTTGGGTATTGATCTACCCCCGGAGAAG GTGTTTTTGTTTCAAAAGGCGGCTCTTTACAAGTGCAACATGGCAGGAAAGCCAGCCGTTCTTACTCGTGTTGTTGATAGTATGACTGACAACTTGCGACCAACTCGTGCAGAGGCAACAGATGTTGCTAATGCTGTTTTAGATG GAAGTGATGCAATTCTTCTCGGTGCTGAGACTCTTCGCGGTCTGTACCCGGTGGAGACCATATCAACTGTCGGAAGGATCTGTGCTGAG GCAGAGAAGGTTTTCAATCAAGATTTGTACTTCAAGAAGACTGTCAAGTATGTCGGAGAGCCGATGTCTCACCTCGAATCCATTGCTTCTTCAGCT GTAAGGGCAGCAATCAAGGTTAAGGCATCCGTCATTATATGCTTTACCTCTTCTGGAAGAGCAGCCAG GTTGATTGCTAAATACAGGCCAACAATGCCGGTTATTTCTGTAGTCATTCCACGGGTTAAGACAAATCAGCTGAAATGGAGCTTCAGTGGAGCCTTTGAG GCTAGGCAGTCACTTATTGTCAGGGGCCTCTTCCCCATGCTTGCTGACCCTCGTCACCCT GCGGAATCAACAAGCGCGACGAACGAGTCAGTCCTGAAGGTTGCGTTAGACCACGGGAAGCAAGCAGGAGTGATCAAGTCGCACGACAGAGTAGTGGTGTGTCAGAAAGTTGGTGATGCATCTGTGGTCAAGATCATCGAGCTTGAGGATTGA
- the LOC103841232 gene encoding F-box protein PP2-A15 produces MGSSLSNLNDGATNDSSTGPSLGDIPESCIAAVFMYLTPPEICNLAGLNRSFRGAASSDFVWEKKLPPNYQDLLDLLPPERVLGLSKKDIFAVLSRPIPFDDDNKELWIDRVTGRVCMAVSARGMAITGIEDRRYWNWIPTNESRFHVVAYLQQIWWFEVDGTVTFHLPPGIYSLSFRIHLGGFGKKSGRRVCNYEHTHGWDLKPVRFSLSTSDGQEASCEYYLDDVKREEAHGHHKRGFWIDYKVGEFVVTGSEPSTEIKWSMKQIDCTHSKGGLCVDSVFINPIGDLKDYRTKSFCEIS; encoded by the exons ATGGGCTCGTCCTTGTCGAATCTCAACGACGGCGCGACGAATGATTCCTCCACGGGGCCTAGCCTCGGCGATATTCCGGAAAGCTGCATCGCCGCCGTGTTCATGTACCTGACTCCCCCGGAGATTTGCAACCTCGCCGGTCTTAACCGTTCGTTTCGCGGCGCGGCTTCGTCGGATTTCGTCTGGGAGAAGAAGCTCCCGCCGAATTACCAGGATCTGCTCGATTTGCTGCCGCCGGAGAGGGTTCTAGGTCTCTCCAAGAAGGATATCTTCGCTGTGCTCTCTCGTCCTATCCCCTTCGACGATGATAACAAG GAGCTGTGGATTGATAGAGTTACGGGACGGGTTTGTATGGCGGTTTCTGCGAGGGGGATGGCTATAACTGGGATTGAAGATCGGAGATATTGGAATTGGATTCCGACCAATGAGTCCAG GTTCCATGTTGTAGCCTACTTACAGCAGATTTGGTGGTTTGAAGTTGATGGGACGGTGACATTCCATCTCCCACCTGGTATCTACTCTCTGTCATTCAGAATCCATCTAGGCGGATTTGGAAAAAAGTCTGGGAGACGTGTGTGCAACTACGAACACACGCACGGCTGGGATTTGAAGCCTGTAAGGTTTTCGCTTTCGACTTCTGATGGTCAAGAGGCATCATGTGAGTATTACTTGGATGATGTGAAGAGAGAGGAAGCTCACGGGCACCACAAGCGCGGTTTCTGGATCGATTATAAGGTTGGGGAGTTCGTAGTGACTGGATCAGAACCATCTACTGAGATCAAATGGTCCATGAAACAGATTGACTGCACTCACTCTAAAGGCGGGCTATGTGTTGATTCAGTCTTCATTAACCCAATTGGTGATTTGAAAGATTACAGAACGAAATCTTTTTGTGAAATAAGTTGA
- the LOC103841230 gene encoding probable carbohydrate esterase At4g34215, producing MIFFLFIMMFGLSSLQIQSQTIPRNISIFILAGQSNMAGRGGVYNDTAKNITVWDGVIPRECRSNPSILRLTAKLEWEEANEPLHADIDVNKTNGVGPGMPFANRVVNRFGYVGLVPCSIGGTKLSQWQKGEFLYEETVRRAKAAMLASGGGSYEAVLWYQGESDTVDMVDASVYKNRLVQFFSDLRNDLQHPNLPIIQVALATGAGPYLDAVRKAQLETGLENVHCVDAKGLPLEPDGLHLTTSSQVRLGEMMVDAFLAIPNSAELHSGFSVLVLFCLFFL from the exons atgatcttcttcctcttcatcatGATGTTTGGTCTATCTTCATTGCAAATCCAATCTCAAACCATCCCAAGAAACATCAGCATTTTCATATTAGCCGGTCAAAGCAACATGGCGGGTCGGGGCGGCGTTTATAACGACACCGCCAAGAACATCACCGTGTGGGACGGCGTTATTCCACGGGAATGTAGATCAAACCCTTCGATCCTCCGTCTCACAGCCAAGCTCGAGTGGGAGGAAGCTAACGAGCCACTCCACGCTGATATAGACGTTAACAAGACTAATGGTGTTGGACCGGGGATGCCATTTGCTAACCGGGTGGTTAACCGTTTTGGTTATGTTGGTTTGGTTCCGTGCTCTATTGGTGGGACTAAACTAAGTCAATGGCAAAAGGGTGAGTTCTTGTACGAGGAAACGGTGAGGAGAGCTAAAGCTGCGATGTTGGCTAGTGGAGGTGGCTCGTACGAGGCCGTTTTGTGGTATCAGGGTGAGTCTGATACGGTGGATATGGTggatgcttcagtatataaaaacAGACTAGTCCAGTTTTTTAGTGATCTACGAAATGATTTACAACATCCAAATCTTCCTATTATCCAG GTGGCTCTTGCTACAGGCGCAGGACCATATCTTGACGCGGTAAGGAAAGCACAACTGGAGACGGGTCTTGAGAACGTGCATTGTGTTGACGCAAAGGGCCTACCTCTTGAACCGGACGGCTTGCATCTGACCACGTCTTCTCAGGTCCGGCTAGGAGAGATGATGGTCGATGCGTTTTTGGCCATTCCCAATTCAGCCGAATTACACTCTGGCTTCTCTGTCCTTGTTCTGTTTTGTCTATTCTTTTTATAG
- the LOC103841234 gene encoding putative F-box/kelch-repeat protein At3g22730, with protein MIMSDLPPDLVDEILCRVPATSLKRLRSTCKRWNALFKDRVFTEKHFHKAPKQSLVFALKYEEPYALEESNAFLVSVSLDAPSPSIEIKVALSLMDPASSSKEVGIDEIIHCDGLLLCITNMDDRIVVWNPCSGETRWIQTEPYYYLFALGHDNNKLCHAYKILMFYRRNNIDVFEIYELSSDSSRVLDDVTLDWSFEPTCVSLEGNSYWYSSDQKDAFLISFDFRRERFRHLCLPTFQSHGRICLSVVREEQLSVLHKCYNTSKMEVWVTSKIDTEAALWTKSFTVDLHNDFDKVPFRFLIDEEKKVVVCCNVDMTVYTIDKYNAESSSVVSSTVLSWHPLIYSYVPSLVQI; from the coding sequence ATGATAATGTCCGATCTTCCTCCAGATTTGGTAGATGAAATACTCTGTAGGGTTCCAGCCACCTCTCTAAAACGATTACGATCTACTTGCAAACGATGGAATGCTTTATTCAAAGACCGCGTGTTCACCGAGAAGCACTTCCATAAAGCTCCAAAGCAGTCCTTGGTTTTCGCTTTGAAGTATGAGGAACCCTACGCGTTGGAGGAATCTAATGCTTTCTTAGTGAGCGTCAGTCTCGACGCTCCGTCTCCATCTATAGAGATTAAGGTTGCACTTAGCCTAATGGATCCCGCTTCTAGTTCAAAAGAAGTTGGAATAGACGAGATTATTCACTGCGACGGTTTGTTGTTATGCATTACCAATATGGACGAtagaattgtggtttggaaccCATGTTCTGGAGAAACAAGATGGATCCAAACTGAACCTTACTATTATCTGTTTGCTTTAGGTCACGACAACAACAAACTTTGTCATGCTTACaaaattttgatgttttacaGGCGAAACAACATTGATGTGTTTGAAATTTATGAGTTGAGCTCTGATTCATCGAGGGTTCTTGATGATGTCACTCTAGACTGGTCCTTTGAACCAACGTGTGTGTCTTTGGAAGGAAATTCCTACTGGTATTCTTCGGATCAAAAAGACGCCTTCTtgattagttttgattttagGAGAGAGCGGTTTAGACATCTATGTCTTCCTACCTTTCAGAGTCATGGTCGGATATGTCTGTCAGTTGTTAGAGAAGAACAACTCTCAGTGTTACATAAATGCTATAATACATCAAAGATGGAGGTATGGGTGACCAGTAAAATTGATACCGAAGCTGCCTTGTGGACCAAATCCTTTACAGTGGATTTACACAATGATTTTGATAAGGTCCCATTCAGATTTTTGATTGACGAGGAGAAGAAAGTGGTGGTGTGTTGTAATGTCGACATGACGGTGTACACGATTGATAAATATAACGCAGAATCATCTTCTGTAGTCTCTTCTACAGTGCTATCATGGCATCCACTCATTTACAGCTACGTTCCAAGTTTGGTTCAAATCTAG
- the LOC103841233 gene encoding 60S ribosomal protein L24-2, with protein MVLKTELCRFSGHKIYPGRGIRFIRSDSQVFLFINSKCKHYFHNKLKPSKLAWTTMYRKQHKKDAAQEAVKKRRRATKKSYSRSIVGATLEVIQKKRAEKPEVRDAAREAALRDIKERIKKTKDEKKAKKAEFASKQQKIQAKIPKAAAKGGPKLGGGGGKR; from the exons ATGGTTCTCAA GACGGAGCTTTGTCGTTTCAGTGGCCACAAGATTTACCCAGGGAGAGGAATCAGATTTATCCGATCTGACTCTCAg GTGTTCTTGTTCATCAACTCGAAGTGTAAGCATTACTTTCATAATAAGCTGAAGCCTTCCAAGCTTGCATGGACTACCATGTACAGAAAGCAGCACAAGAAG GATGCAGCTCAAGAGGCTGTGAAGAAGAGGAGACGTGCGACTAAGAAGTCCTACTCAAGGTCTATTGTTGGTGCTACCTTGGAAGTGATTCAGAAGAAGAGAGCTGAGAAGCCTGAAGTTCGTGATGCTGCAAGAGAAGCTGCTCTTCG TGATATCAAGGAGAGAATCAAGAAGACAAAGGATGAGAAGAAGGCAAAGAAGGCTGAATTTGCTTCTAAGCAACAGAAGATTCAGGCTAAGATCCCCAAGGCTGCTGCCAAGGGAGGTCCTAAGTTGGGAGGTGGTGGTGGCAAACGCTGA
- the LOC103841235 gene encoding serine/threonine-protein kinase SRPK, which produces MEAEKWSSDGGEYTSEDEGTEDYRRGGYHAVRIGDSFKNGRYVVQSKLGWGHFSTVWLSWDTLSSRYVALKVQKSAQHYTEAAMDEITILQQIAEGDADDTKCVVKLLDHFKHSGPNGQHVCMVFEYLGDNLLTLIKYSDYRGLPIRMVKEICYHMLVGLDYLHKELSIIHTDLKPENVLLVSRIDPSKDPRKSGAPLVIASGKEKTVDSNGDFVKNHKKDVRKVKRSVDGKSSAAAEEDCPSTSNGGEEGKQGGKKRSRSSRRHLVESADLKCKLVDFGNACWTYKQFTSDIQTRQYRCPEVILGSKYSTSADLWSFACICFELATGDVLFDPHSGDNYDRDEDHLALMMELLGMMPRKIALGGRYSRDLFNRHGDLRHIRRLRFWPMNKVLTEKYEFSEQDANDLSDFLVSILDFVPEKRPTAAQSLLHPWINSVPRSLEPSVLTQDKEPEEKLDTERKKREKEEQEAMVVKMGNVAISSPKSKPGMSKSSSYKQAI; this is translated from the exons ATGGAGGCGGAGAAGTGGAGCAGCGACGGCGGCGAATACACCTCTGAGGACGAAGGCACTGAGGATTACCGCCGCGGCGGTTACCACGCCGTTCGGATCGGCGACTCCTTCAAGAACGGCCGGTACGTTGTCCAGAGCAAACTCGGCTGGGGCCATTTCTCCACCGTCTGGCTCTCCTGGGACACTCTATCCTCT AGATATGTGGCGTTGAAGGTGCAAAAGAGCGCACAGCACTATACAGAAGCTGCCATGGATGAGATAACTATACTGCAACAGATTGCTGAAGGTGACGCTGATGATACCAAGTGTGTTGTGAAGCTTTTGGATCATTTCAAACACTCTGGTCCCAATGGGCAGCATGTATGTATGGTTTTCGAGTACTTGGGAGATAATTTGTTAACGCTTATAAAGTATTCTGACTACCGAGGGTTGCCTATTCGGATGGTTAAGGAGATTTGTTACCACATGTTGGTTGGTTTGGACTACTTGCATAAAGAGCTTTCGATTATACATACTGACCTCAAGCCTGAGAATGTGTTGTTAGTGTCGAGGATCGATCCGTCTAAAGATCCTAGGAAGTCTGGAGCTCCGCTTGTTATTGCTAGTGGTAAGGAGAAGACTGTTGACTCCAATGGAGACTTTGTCAAGAATCATAAGAAAGATGTTAGAAAGGTGAAGCGCTCGGTTGATGGAAAATCAAGTGCTGCTGCAGAAGAAGACTGTCCTTCTACTTCGAATGGCGGCGAGGAAGGGAAGCAAGGAGGTAAGAAAAGGAGTCGATCGAGTAGAAGGCACCTTGTGGAATCTGCTGATCTCAAGTGTAAGCTTGTTGACTTTGGTAACGCGTGTTGGACTTATAAACAGTTCACTAGCGATATTCAGACGAGACAGTATAGGTGTCCTGAAGTGATCCTTGGATCTAAGTATTCTACATCGGCAGATCTTTGGTCATTCGCGTGTATATGCTTTGAACTTGCAACTGGAGATGTACTCTTTGATCCTCATAGTGGAGACAATTATGATAGAGATGAG GACCACTTGGCTTTGATGATGGAGCTTCTTGGAATGATGCCACGCAAG ATAGCTTTAGGAGGCCGGTACTCAAGAGATTTGTTCAACAGGCATGGTGATCTTCGACACATAAGAAGACTGCGTTTCTGGCCTATGAACAAAGTCCTTACCGAGAAGTACGAGTTCAGTGAGCAAGATGCAAATGACTTGAGTGACTTTCTTGTTTCGATTCTTGATTTCGTCCCCGAGAAGCGACCAACTGCGGCTCAAAGTCTTTTGCATCCTTGGATCAACTCTGTCCCTCGCTCTTTAGAACCGTCTGTCTTAACTCAAGACAAGGAACCGGAAGAGAAGCTGGAtacagagagaaagaagagagagaaggaggagcAAGAAGCCATGGTAGTTAAAATGGGAAACGTTGCCATATCATCCCCAAAGTCCAAACCAGGTATGAGCAAAAGCTCCTCTTATAAACAAGCAATTTGA
- the LOC103841236 gene encoding UDP-glycosyltransferase 73D1 — METKMVSNPKRLHFILVPLMAQGHLIPMVDISKILARQGNIVTLVLTPQNASRVAKTIERARSDSGLQINLVTFPIAYKEFGLPENCETLDTLPSKDLLRKFFDAVEELQEPLERFLEEQETPPSCIISDKCLFWTSKTAKKFKIPWVSFHGMCCFNLLSSHNLHLHSPHLSVSSDSEPFTIPAMPHRVQIARSQLSGAFRKQANRDDVRREKMRESEAEAFGVIVNSFQELEPGYGEAYAEAIKKKVWFVGPVSLCNDRMVDLFDRGNNSNMAISETACLKFLDSMKPKSVLYVCLGSLCRLIPNQLIELGLGLAESGKPFIWVIKTEEKHMTALNEWLKLEMFEERVKGRGIVIKGWSPQAMILSHGSTGGFLTHCGWNSASEGVSFGVPMITWPMFAEQFLNEKLVVEVLKVGVRVGVEIPVRWGDEERVGVSVKKHSVVKAIKLLMDDDGNEDGEFLGRRKRIQELSVMAREAVELKGSSSTNVSLFIQDVLEKVSLE, encoded by the coding sequence atggaaactaaAATGGTTTCAAACCCTAAAAGACTTCACTTTATCTTGGTCCCTCTCATGGCTCAAGGGCATCTAATCCCCATGGTTGATATCTCCAAGATTCTTGCGCGACAAGGCAACATCGTTACCCTAGTTTTAACCCCTCAAAATGCTTCAAGAGTTGCGAAGACAATAGAACGTGCGAGATCAGACTCAGGTCTCCAAATCAACCTGGTGACATTCCCAATTGCCTACAAAGAATTTGGTCTTCCTGAAAATTGTGAGACTCTCGACACTTTGCCCTCCAAAGACCTCTTACGCAAATTCTTTGACGCTGTGGAAGAACTCCAGGAGCCCTTAGAAAGGTTTCTTGAGGAACAAGAAACCCCTCCAAGTTGCATAATCTCCGACAAATGCCTTTTTTGGACGTCCAAAACCGCGAAAAAGTTCAAGATCCCGTGGGTTTCGTTCCACGGAATGTGTTGTTTCAATCTTTTAAGCTCCCACAACCTCCATCTTCATAGCCCGCACCTATCCGTTTCTTCAGACTCAGAGCCTTTTACAATACCAGCAATGCCACATAGGGTCCAGATAGCTAGATCTCAGTTATCTGGTGCGTTCAGGAAACAAGCAAATAGGGATGACGTTCGCCGCGAGAAGATGCGTGAATCTGAAGCAGAAGCCTTTGGAGTTATTGTTAATAGCTTCCAAGAATTGGAACCTGGCTATGGAGAGGCCTACGCTGAGGCCATCAAGAAGAAGGTATGGTTCGTTGGACCCGTTTCTTTATGCAATGATCGTATGGTGGACTTATTCGATAGAGGCAACAACAGTAACATGGCGATTAGTGAGACCGCATGCTTGAAGTTTCTGGATTCCATGAAACCGAAGTCTGTCTTGTATGTTTGTCTAGGTAGCCTCTGTAGACTAATACCTAATCAATTGATAGAACTGGGGTTAGGGTTAGCAGAGTCTGGAAAGCCCTTTATTTGGGTGATCAAGACCGAGGAAAAACACATGACTGCGCTAAATGAATGGCTAAAACTTGAAATGTTCGAAGAGAGAGTTAAAGGTAGAGGGATAGTGATAAAGGGTTGGAGTCCTCAGGCTATGATACTCTCACATGGCTCTACCGGAGGGTTCTTGACTCATTGCGGTTGGAACTCGGCGAGCGAAGGGGTATCTTTTGGTGTACCAATGATCACATGGCCGATGTTTGCTGAACAGTTTCTCAATGAGAAACTGGTAGTGGAGGTGTTGAAGGTTGGGGTTAGGGTTGGTGTGGAGATTCCTGTGAGATGGGGAGACGAGGAAAGAGTTGGAGTGTCGGTCAAGAAACATAGTGTTGTGAAAGCTATAAAGCTTTTGATGGATGACGATGGAAATGAAGATGGTGAATTCTTGGGACGAAGGAAacgcattcaagaactttcagtAATGGCGAGAGAGGCTGTGGAATTGAAAGGATCTTCGAGTACTAACGTTTCATTGTTTATCCAAGATGTCCTGGAGAAAGTGAGTCTAGAATAG